One genomic region from Yersinia canariae encodes:
- the bcsA gene encoding UDP-forming cellulose synthase catalytic subunit, whose amino-acid sequence MNRLMRMLFLTPVYQGMRRRYHLYMQQGCTVITAFLTTLALPLCWIFLRLESPSWQSVIRHRTYWFPQISPNRPRLGDGLRYLLQGLWLLFIRQQSDHDKKRQPAAVGKGWVKNKRQGYISWLGNVPERFELQRIETSVAVWLGQLPRRTRRILFIILGIFTGILALLCISQPFGMMAQFVFVLLLWAIAMVVRRVSGRLPTLMLIVLSLTVSCRYLWWRYTETLNWDDPVSLVCGLLLLLAETYAWVVLVLGYFQTIWPLNRQPVPMPEDINSWPTIDLMVPTYNEDLGVVKPTIYAALGIDWPKDKINIYILDDGNRPAFREFAAEVGVYYIARPTHEHAKAGNINNALKQATGEFVAIFDCDHVPTRSFLQLTVGWFFKDKKLGMIQTPHHFFSPDPFERNLGRFRQTPNEGTLFYGLVQDGNDMWDATFFCGSCAVLRRSALDAVGGIAVETVTEDAHTSLRLHRKGYTSAYIRIPQAAGLATESLSAHIGQRIRWARGMVQIFRLDNPLLGKGLKFVQRLCYANAMLHFLSGIPRLIFLTAPLAFLLLHAYIIFAPALAIALYVLPHMIHASLTNSRLQGKYRHSFWSEIYETVLAWYIARPTTVALLNPHKGTFNVTAKGGLVEEQHVDWVITRPYMALVLLNLAGLIAGLWRLGYGPATEIMTVVISLVWVIYNMTILGGAVAVAVEAKQVRQSHRVEIAMPAAVARADGHLFSCTLRDYSDGGVGIEMREAGLLKDGEAVHLLLKRGAQEYTFPCEVTRAFGTKVGMRMHQLTVAQHIDFIQCTFARADTWALWQDGFPEDKPIESLRDILALGFRGYVRMASYAPPVIRNILIGFTSLIAWIASFVPHGVDKNQAPSSQGQTVAQH is encoded by the coding sequence ATGAATCGCCTAATGCGGATGTTATTTCTGACCCCGGTTTATCAGGGAATGCGCCGCCGCTATCATCTTTATATGCAGCAAGGCTGCACAGTTATCACCGCTTTTCTCACCACATTGGCGCTTCCGCTGTGCTGGATATTCCTGCGCCTTGAGTCCCCAAGTTGGCAGAGCGTGATACGACATCGGACATACTGGTTCCCGCAGATTTCACCTAATCGCCCACGTCTGGGTGATGGTTTACGTTATCTGCTGCAAGGCCTTTGGTTGTTATTCATTCGCCAGCAATCCGACCATGATAAAAAACGTCAGCCCGCAGCCGTGGGTAAGGGCTGGGTAAAAAATAAAAGACAGGGTTATATCAGTTGGTTGGGCAACGTTCCTGAGCGTTTTGAACTCCAGCGAATAGAAACATCAGTGGCGGTTTGGTTAGGCCAACTCCCCAGACGTACTCGCCGTATCCTGTTTATTATTCTGGGGATTTTCACCGGCATTTTGGCTTTGTTGTGTATATCACAGCCATTCGGCATGATGGCACAATTCGTGTTCGTCTTACTGCTGTGGGCCATTGCCATGGTGGTGCGACGCGTCTCAGGGCGTTTACCTACCCTGATGTTGATTGTGTTGTCATTAACCGTTTCCTGCCGCTATCTGTGGTGGCGATATACTGAAACTCTTAACTGGGATGACCCTGTCAGCCTGGTGTGCGGTTTATTATTATTGTTAGCTGAAACCTATGCTTGGGTTGTCTTGGTATTGGGCTATTTCCAGACTATTTGGCCGCTAAATCGCCAACCGGTGCCTATGCCGGAAGATATTAATAGCTGGCCAACCATCGACTTAATGGTGCCGACCTATAACGAAGATCTCGGCGTGGTAAAACCGACCATTTATGCGGCGCTAGGTATTGACTGGCCAAAAGACAAAATTAATATTTATATTCTGGATGACGGCAACCGGCCTGCTTTTAGGGAGTTTGCCGCAGAAGTTGGGGTGTACTACATCGCCCGCCCAACCCACGAGCACGCGAAAGCCGGTAATATCAATAATGCGCTGAAGCAGGCCACCGGTGAGTTTGTCGCCATCTTTGACTGTGACCACGTACCCACCCGCTCTTTCCTGCAACTGACTGTCGGCTGGTTCTTTAAGGATAAAAAGCTCGGCATGATTCAGACACCGCATCACTTTTTCTCCCCCGATCCTTTTGAGCGAAATTTGGGCCGTTTTCGCCAAACACCAAATGAAGGCACGCTATTTTATGGCCTGGTACAAGACGGTAATGACATGTGGGATGCGACTTTCTTCTGTGGCTCCTGCGCTGTTCTGCGCCGCAGCGCGTTAGATGCCGTCGGGGGGATCGCGGTGGAAACCGTCACTGAAGATGCCCATACTTCATTGCGTTTGCACCGCAAAGGTTACACTTCAGCCTATATTCGTATTCCACAGGCCGCCGGGTTGGCAACGGAAAGTTTGTCGGCCCACATTGGGCAGCGTATCCGCTGGGCGCGGGGCATGGTGCAAATCTTCCGGTTAGATAACCCGCTTCTGGGCAAAGGGCTGAAATTTGTCCAGCGCTTGTGCTACGCCAACGCCATGTTGCACTTCTTATCCGGTATTCCGCGGTTGATCTTCCTGACGGCACCGCTGGCTTTCCTATTACTGCATGCTTACATCATTTTTGCTCCCGCGCTGGCAATTGCACTTTATGTCTTGCCGCATATGATTCACGCCAGCCTGACTAACTCCCGCCTACAGGGTAAATACCGCCATTCATTCTGGAGTGAAATCTACGAAACGGTGCTGGCTTGGTATATTGCCCGCCCAACTACGGTGGCATTGCTCAACCCCCACAAAGGGACATTTAATGTCACGGCAAAAGGCGGTTTGGTTGAAGAGCAGCATGTGGACTGGGTGATTACTCGCCCATATATGGCGCTGGTTCTGCTTAATTTGGCCGGTTTGATTGCGGGTTTATGGCGCCTAGGTTATGGCCCGGCGACTGAAATCATGACGGTGGTCATTAGTCTGGTGTGGGTTATTTATAACATGACGATTTTAGGTGGGGCTGTGGCGGTAGCGGTTGAAGCCAAACAAGTCCGTCAATCCCACCGGGTTGAGATTGCTATGCCCGCAGCGGTGGCCCGTGCCGATGGCCACTTATTCTCTTGCACCCTGCGCGACTATTCCGATGGTGGTGTGGGGATTGAGATGCGCGAGGCTGGGTTACTAAAAGATGGCGAAGCGGTGCATTTGTTGCTTAAACGCGGTGCGCAGGAATATACCTTCCCTTGCGAAGTGACTCGCGCCTTCGGGACCAAAGTCGGGATGCGGATGCATCAACTCACTGTGGCCCAACATATTGATTTTATACAGTGTACTTTTGCCCGCGCTGACACATGGGCGCTATGGCAGGATGGTTTCCCAGAAGATAAACCGATTGAAAGTCTGCGCGATATTTTGGCGCTGGGCTTTAGAGGCTATGTCCGTATGGCCAGCTATGCTCCACCAGTAATTCGAAATATATTGATAGGATTTACTTCCCTGATTGCCTGGATTGCATCCTTTGTACCCCATGGCGTGGATAAAAATCAGGCTCCGAGTAGCCAGGGCCAGACAGTGGCTCAACATTGA
- the bcsR gene encoding cellulose biosynthesis protein BcsR, giving the protein MKTIINRFHEKTSLEAQDDLLALSRAFSLPTLSYIDIVRQERLTQMMARWPLLAELAQSTGSE; this is encoded by the coding sequence ATGAAGACTATAATAAATCGCTTTCATGAGAAAACATCACTTGAAGCTCAGGATGATCTACTAGCATTAAGTCGGGCTTTCTCATTACCCACGTTAAGTTATATCGATATTGTCCGTCAGGAACGATTAACTCAAATGATGGCTCGCTGGCCATTGTTGGCAGAATTGGCGCAATCCACAGGGAGCGAATAG
- the bcsE gene encoding cellulose biosynthesis protein BcsE: protein MSRSFSLGVRKIWDELAVMQAPGFYWVNIERQIDANLFCQQLIRNQPENTRAALICSGQKPENLLTNMGHSGPKKLPLFALPAQKNALKYLTHDLMRSLRPQQRLFIMFAPANLWQTFTSEEMQQWLQHIQQWLEAQNCTLLVICHSSGINKIKNQLVSQHRYLQGLADLQWQQDNAQYVVSWWSTAKGVTANQLVLLEADEQGWSMADEVQQALPQSRNDEHLYLAQTSILEGAPPLSTHWQLLESNTALAQRAMTAHTATLIFALNQSEQIDEMAHQIHNIRRQRGNTLKIVVREMHASLRYSDERLLLACGANLIVPHVAPLSRFLTMLEGIQGQRFSRHVPEDINALLEALRPLQLKGYLPPTEFCQSVLQLMGNTLLPENGKGVLVALRAVPGLQARQALTLCHLRRYGDVVTVSDNRLLLFLSTCRINDLDTALSHVFRLPVTEVFSNRLVWYQDQEIISEMNRMSNTPEAGQTAGDKKTYKQAADVPEQAVVARRVPAPIALNTGHRQENTQ, encoded by the coding sequence ATGTCACGATCTTTCTCATTAGGTGTTCGAAAAATCTGGGATGAATTAGCCGTAATGCAGGCTCCTGGGTTCTATTGGGTCAATATTGAACGTCAAATTGATGCCAATTTATTTTGTCAGCAACTTATTCGTAACCAACCCGAAAACACCCGGGCGGCATTGATTTGTTCAGGGCAAAAACCTGAAAATCTCTTGACTAATATGGGGCATTCTGGCCCCAAAAAATTACCGCTATTTGCATTGCCTGCTCAAAAAAACGCCTTAAAATATTTAACCCATGATTTAATGCGGTCATTACGTCCGCAGCAACGGCTTTTCATTATGTTCGCCCCCGCGAATTTATGGCAAACATTTACCAGTGAAGAGATGCAACAGTGGCTCCAGCACATTCAGCAATGGCTGGAGGCCCAGAACTGCACATTACTCGTGATTTGTCACAGTTCCGGCATTAATAAAATAAAGAACCAATTGGTCAGCCAGCACCGTTATTTACAAGGCCTTGCTGACCTACAGTGGCAGCAGGATAATGCGCAATATGTGGTTTCTTGGTGGAGTACTGCGAAAGGGGTCACCGCCAATCAATTGGTCTTACTCGAAGCCGATGAACAGGGCTGGAGCATGGCGGATGAAGTCCAGCAAGCACTGCCACAGTCACGTAATGATGAGCATCTCTATTTAGCACAAACCTCCATTCTGGAAGGCGCTCCGCCTCTTTCCACTCATTGGCAATTGCTGGAATCCAACACTGCTTTGGCTCAACGGGCAATGACGGCCCATACCGCAACATTAATTTTTGCGCTGAATCAAAGTGAACAAATTGACGAGATGGCGCATCAGATCCATAACATACGCCGTCAACGCGGCAATACTCTCAAAATTGTGGTGCGCGAAATGCATGCCAGCCTGCGCTACAGCGATGAGCGCTTGTTGTTGGCCTGCGGTGCCAATCTGATTGTGCCTCATGTCGCGCCGTTATCGCGTTTTCTGACTATGCTGGAAGGGATTCAGGGACAACGTTTCTCGCGTCATGTTCCCGAAGATATCAATGCGTTACTGGAAGCCCTGCGCCCACTTCAGCTCAAAGGCTATCTGCCCCCCACTGAGTTCTGCCAATCTGTTTTGCAATTGATGGGCAACACTTTGCTACCGGAAAATGGTAAAGGTGTATTGGTTGCGCTGCGAGCTGTGCCGGGGTTACAGGCGCGTCAGGCGCTGACACTGTGTCACTTGCGCCGCTATGGTGACGTGGTGACCGTCTCTGATAATCGGCTGCTACTGTTCCTTTCAACTTGTAGAATCAATGATTTAGACACGGCATTAAGTCATGTTTTCCGCTTGCCCGTCACTGAAGTCTTCAGCAACCGGCTGGTGTGGTATCAGGATCAGGAAATTATCTCAGAGATGAACCGCATGAGTAATACTCCCGAAGCAGGGCAAACGGCTGGTGATAAAAAAACTTATAAACAAGCGGCCGACGTACCAGAGCAAGCGGTCGTCGCTCGGCGCGTTCCTGCACCAATAGCACTGAATACCGGCCACCGTCAGGAGAATACCCAATGA
- the bcsF gene encoding cellulose biosynthesis protein BcsF, protein MNLNDIWQVLLLGAIIFFPLGYMARRRFPRWWEKKQHLFLSARYLKSEGIWLRDGSSSQIKK, encoded by the coding sequence ATGAATCTCAATGATATTTGGCAAGTCTTGTTGCTGGGTGCCATTATTTTTTTCCCGCTGGGCTATATGGCTCGCCGCAGGTTTCCACGATGGTGGGAGAAAAAACAACATTTGTTCTTATCCGCGCGCTATTTAAAATCAGAAGGAATCTGGTTGCGTGATGGCTCCTCTTCACAGATTAAGAAATAA
- the bcsG gene encoding cellulose biosynthesis protein BcsG yields the protein MNAKNKQQDSQSPWRYWRGLGAWNYYFLLKFALLWFGYLNFHPLANLVFLAFLLFPIPAYRVHRWRHWIAIPIGIGLLYHDTWLPGVNSIMSQGSQITGFSVNYLLELSSRFINWTMIGTAFVILVGYLFISQWIRVTVFIVAAMIWVNIVGIAGPAFSLAPTAETVAAAAPASTEQPAAGSNPLEASGPPTDANLTAHLNAFYEQEKTRRTTFPASLPGDAQPFDLLVINICSLSWSDIEAIQLDKHPLWSKFDILFKNFNSATAYSGPASIRLLRASCGQSSHKDLYQPQDQQCYLFDNLAKLGFTSQLMMDHSGVFGNYLQNIQDDGNMHAPMMSQKGISNQLASFDGEPIYNDLELLNHWLEQQKKGGDARSATFMNIIPLHDGNRFVGTNKTADYRARAQTLFDQLNTFLEELEKSGRKVMVVVVPEHGAALVGDKMQMSGLRDIPSPSITHIPVGIKLIGMKAPQPASPVVVSAPSSYLAISELVSRMVDGKVFTTPSVDWQTLTQGLPETAAISENDNAIVMQYQGKSYIRLNGGDWLPYPQ from the coding sequence ATGAACGCAAAAAATAAACAGCAAGACTCGCAGAGCCCGTGGCGCTATTGGCGCGGTCTGGGCGCATGGAATTACTATTTTCTGCTAAAATTTGCCCTCCTGTGGTTTGGTTACCTGAATTTCCATCCACTGGCTAACTTGGTGTTTCTTGCCTTCCTGCTGTTTCCAATCCCAGCGTATCGCGTCCACCGCTGGCGTCACTGGATAGCCATCCCCATTGGTATAGGCTTGCTCTATCACGATACTTGGCTGCCGGGCGTTAACAGCATCATGAGCCAAGGCTCACAAATAACGGGCTTTAGCGTAAACTATCTCCTTGAATTATCTAGTCGTTTTATTAACTGGACCATGATAGGAACTGCCTTTGTTATTCTGGTGGGCTATCTGTTTATTTCGCAATGGATTCGCGTCACTGTTTTTATCGTCGCAGCCATGATTTGGGTGAATATCGTGGGGATTGCCGGGCCTGCATTTTCTCTGGCCCCCACCGCAGAGACAGTAGCCGCAGCAGCACCCGCCAGCACTGAACAGCCGGCGGCGGGGAGCAACCCGCTAGAAGCCAGTGGCCCGCCGACTGATGCTAACCTGACAGCCCATCTGAATGCCTTTTATGAGCAAGAGAAAACGCGCCGTACGACATTCCCGGCATCTCTGCCAGGCGACGCGCAACCATTTGATTTATTAGTTATTAATATCTGTTCACTGTCATGGTCAGACATTGAAGCAATTCAACTGGATAAGCACCCGCTCTGGAGTAAGTTTGATATTTTGTTCAAGAACTTTAACTCCGCCACCGCCTACAGTGGCCCCGCGTCTATCCGCCTGCTACGTGCCAGCTGTGGCCAATCATCACATAAAGATCTGTATCAACCACAAGATCAACAATGCTATCTGTTTGATAATTTAGCCAAACTCGGGTTTACCTCTCAGTTGATGATGGACCACTCTGGTGTCTTTGGTAATTATCTGCAAAATATTCAAGATGACGGCAATATGCATGCGCCGATGATGTCGCAAAAAGGCATTAGTAATCAATTAGCTTCCTTTGATGGTGAGCCAATTTATAACGATCTGGAATTGCTTAACCACTGGTTGGAACAGCAGAAGAAAGGGGGCGATGCCCGCAGCGCAACATTCATGAATATCATACCGTTACATGACGGTAACCGTTTTGTTGGCACCAACAAAACCGCTGATTATCGTGCTCGCGCCCAAACCCTGTTTGACCAGCTGAATACCTTCCTTGAAGAGTTGGAAAAATCAGGTCGGAAAGTCATGGTGGTCGTGGTGCCAGAGCATGGTGCCGCCTTGGTTGGCGATAAAATGCAGATGTCCGGTCTGCGCGATATCCCAAGCCCAAGCATCACGCATATTCCAGTAGGGATTAAGTTGATTGGCATGAAAGCACCACAACCCGCCAGCCCGGTGGTGGTTAGCGCCCCCAGCAGCTACCTGGCTATTTCTGAATTAGTATCACGCATGGTTGATGGTAAAGTATTTACTACCCCAAGTGTTGATTGGCAGACTCTGACACAAGGTTTACCGGAAACTGCCGCTATTTCAGAAAATGATAATGCTATTGTTATGCAATATCAGGGCAAGTCGTATATTCGACTCAATGGCGGTGATTGGCTGCCTTATCCACAATAA
- the dppF gene encoding dipeptide ABC transporter ATP-binding subunit DppF, with product MKNESPAAKPLLQAIDLKKYYPVKKGFFAPERLVKALDGVSFTLERGKTLAVVGESGCGKSTLGRLLTMIEIPTGGELYYQGQDLLKPDESAEKLRRQKIQIVFQNPYGSLNPRKKVGQILEEPLQINTKLSSKERREKTLAMMAKVGLKTEHYDRYPHMFSGGQRQRIAIARGLMLNPDVVIADEPVSALDVSVRAQVLNLMMDLQQELGLSYVFISHDLSVVEHIADEVMVMYLGRCVEKGSKEAIFNNPRHPYTQALLSATPRLNPDMRRERIKLTGELPSPMSPPPGCAFNARCRRAFGPCTQLQPQLKKYGDQMVACFAVDQDEAEKAS from the coding sequence ATGAAAAATGAATCACCGGCAGCTAAGCCACTGTTGCAAGCCATTGATTTAAAAAAATACTATCCGGTCAAAAAAGGGTTCTTTGCCCCGGAACGTCTGGTTAAAGCTTTGGATGGCGTTTCGTTTACCTTAGAGCGGGGCAAAACATTGGCGGTGGTGGGCGAGTCTGGCTGTGGTAAATCCACTCTGGGCCGCTTACTGACCATGATAGAAATCCCAACCGGGGGTGAGCTTTATTACCAAGGTCAGGATTTGCTTAAGCCCGATGAAAGTGCGGAAAAACTGCGGCGTCAGAAAATCCAGATTGTGTTCCAGAACCCTTATGGTTCCCTGAATCCACGTAAGAAAGTGGGGCAGATTCTGGAAGAGCCACTGCAAATTAATACCAAGCTCAGCAGTAAAGAGCGCCGCGAAAAGACCTTGGCGATGATGGCAAAAGTCGGCTTGAAAACCGAACATTATGACCGTTATCCGCATATGTTCTCGGGCGGTCAGCGCCAGCGTATCGCCATTGCGCGCGGGTTGATGTTGAACCCGGATGTGGTGATTGCCGATGAGCCGGTTTCTGCGCTGGATGTGTCAGTGCGGGCGCAGGTATTGAACCTGATGATGGATTTGCAGCAGGAGCTGGGGTTGTCGTATGTGTTTATCTCCCATGACCTGTCAGTCGTTGAGCATATTGCCGATGAAGTGATGGTGATGTATTTGGGGCGCTGTGTTGAAAAAGGCAGTAAAGAGGCCATTTTTAATAACCCACGTCACCCTTATACGCAGGCATTGTTATCGGCCACACCACGTCTGAATCCAGATATGCGCCGTGAACGTATTAAGTTGACCGGCGAATTACCTAGCCCGATGAGTCCGCCGCCAGGCTGTGCGTTCAATGCACGCTGCCGTCGAGCATTTGGTCCCTGTACTCAGTTGCAACCGCAGTTGAAGAAATATGGTGATCAAATGGTGGCTTGTTTTGCCGTCGATCAGGATGAAGCGGAAAAAGCCAGTTAA
- the dppD gene encoding dipeptide ABC transporter ATP-binding protein: MALLNVDKLSVHFGDEGAPFKAVDRISYSIDQGQVVGIVGESGSGKSVSSLAIMGLIDYPGKVMADKLEFNGRDLTKISEKERRQLVGSEVAMIFQDPMTSLNPCYTVGFQIMEALKVHQGGNRKTRHQRAVDLLTLVGIPDPASRLDVYPHQLSGGMSQRVMIAMAIACRPKLLIADEPTTALDVTIQAQIIELLLELQQRENMALLLITHDLALVAEAAHHIIVMYAGQVVETGKSSEIFRAPRHPYTQALLRALPEFAQDKARLASLPGVVPGKYDRPDGCLLNPRCPYANDRCRREEPELLGPAGRQVKCHTPLDDAGRPTL; encoded by the coding sequence ATGGCACTTTTAAATGTAGATAAATTATCGGTGCACTTCGGTGACGAAGGCGCGCCGTTCAAAGCCGTAGACCGCATCAGTTACAGCATTGATCAAGGTCAGGTGGTCGGGATTGTCGGTGAATCCGGCTCCGGTAAATCAGTCAGCTCATTAGCAATCATGGGGCTGATTGATTACCCCGGAAAAGTGATGGCCGATAAACTGGAGTTTAATGGCCGTGATTTGACTAAGATTTCTGAAAAAGAGCGGCGTCAATTAGTGGGCTCGGAAGTGGCGATGATCTTCCAAGACCCCATGACCAGCCTTAATCCGTGCTACACCGTCGGCTTCCAGATAATGGAAGCGCTGAAGGTGCATCAGGGCGGTAACCGTAAAACTCGTCACCAGCGGGCGGTGGACTTACTGACATTAGTGGGAATTCCTGATCCGGCTTCGCGTTTGGATGTCTATCCGCACCAGCTTTCAGGCGGGATGAGCCAGCGAGTCATGATTGCGATGGCGATTGCCTGTCGGCCTAAATTGTTGATTGCCGATGAGCCAACAACCGCACTGGATGTGACCATTCAGGCGCAGATTATTGAATTGCTGCTGGAGTTACAACAGCGCGAAAATATGGCGCTGTTGCTGATTACCCATGACCTGGCACTGGTTGCTGAGGCGGCTCATCATATTATTGTGATGTATGCCGGTCAGGTGGTTGAAACGGGTAAATCGTCGGAGATTTTCCGAGCGCCGCGCCATCCATATACCCAGGCATTGCTGCGGGCGTTACCGGAGTTTGCCCAAGATAAAGCGCGGTTGGCATCATTGCCGGGTGTGGTGCCGGGCAAATATGACCGCCCTGACGGCTGCCTGCTGAACCCGCGTTGCCCGTATGCTAATGATCGCTGCCGCCGTGAAGAACCTGAACTGCTGGGGCCAGCAGGGCGTCAGGTTAAATGCCATACACCGCTCGATGATGCGGGGAGGCCGACCTTATGA
- the dppC gene encoding dipeptide ABC transporter permease DppC, with the protein MSQLTESTVKSAPKPMTPLQEFWHYFKRNKGAVIGLFYIIIMLVIAAGATWLAPHGPAEQFRDALLKPPVWETGGSWKFILGTDDVGRDVLSRLMYGARLSLLVGCLVVVLSLVMGVVFGLLAGYFGGIVDAIIMRVVDIMLALPSLLLALVLVAVFGPSIVNASLALTFVALPHYVRLTRAAVLVEVNRDYVTASRVAGAGAIRQMFINILPNCLAPLIVQASLGFSNAILDMAALGFLGMGAQPPTPEWGTMLSDVLQFAQSAWWVVTFPGVAILLTVLAFNLMGDGLRDALDPKLKQ; encoded by the coding sequence ATGTCTCAACTTACTGAGTCTACAGTAAAAAGTGCGCCGAAGCCGATGACTCCTTTGCAGGAGTTTTGGCACTATTTCAAGCGCAATAAAGGGGCTGTTATCGGCCTGTTTTACATCATTATCATGCTGGTTATTGCTGCTGGTGCCACCTGGCTTGCGCCACATGGGCCAGCGGAGCAATTTCGCGATGCATTGCTAAAACCACCGGTCTGGGAAACAGGCGGTAGCTGGAAATTCATTCTCGGTACTGATGATGTGGGCCGCGATGTCTTGTCCCGCCTGATGTACGGTGCCCGCCTCTCGCTGTTGGTCGGCTGTCTGGTGGTGGTGTTATCACTGGTGATGGGCGTGGTTTTCGGCTTATTGGCCGGTTATTTTGGTGGGATTGTTGATGCCATCATCATGCGTGTTGTCGATATCATGCTGGCACTGCCAAGCTTGTTGCTGGCATTGGTGCTGGTCGCGGTGTTTGGGCCCTCGATTGTAAATGCCTCGTTGGCGCTCACCTTTGTGGCCTTGCCGCATTATGTGCGTTTGACGCGAGCCGCTGTGCTCGTTGAGGTCAATCGCGATTACGTCACGGCCTCAAGAGTGGCCGGCGCGGGCGCGATACGCCAAATGTTTATCAATATTTTGCCAAACTGCCTTGCACCGCTGATCGTGCAGGCTTCTCTCGGCTTCTCTAACGCCATTCTGGATATGGCGGCTCTCGGCTTCCTCGGCATGGGTGCACAACCGCCAACACCAGAGTGGGGCACCATGCTCTCTGATGTGTTGCAGTTCGCACAAAGCGCTTGGTGGGTCGTGACCTTCCCCGGTGTGGCGATTCTGCTGACGGTTCTGGCGTTTAACCTGATGGGGGACGGCCTGCGTGATGCTCTCGACCCCAAACTCAAGCAGTAA
- the dppB gene encoding dipeptide ABC transporter permease DppB produces the protein MLQFILRRLGLVIPTFIGITLLTFAFVHMIPGDPVTIMAGERGISTERHAQIMAEMGLDKPLYQQYFHYVNGVLHGDLGISLKSRIAVWEEFVPRFKATLELGICAMLFAIAVGIPVGVLAAVKRGSVFDHTAVGISLTGYSMPIFWWGIMLIMLVSVQWNLTPVSGRVSDTVFLDDSLPLTGFMLIDTLIWGEPGDFKDAVMHMILPAIVLGTIPLAVIVRMTRSSMLEVLGEDYIRTARAKGLSRMRVIVVHALRNALLPVVTVIGLQVGTMLAGAILTETIFSWPGLGRWLMDALQRRDYPVVQGGVLLVAIMIILVNLLVDVLYGVVNPRIRHKK, from the coding sequence ATGTTGCAGTTCATACTCCGACGTTTGGGGTTAGTTATCCCAACGTTTATCGGCATTACTTTGCTGACCTTTGCTTTTGTCCATATGATCCCGGGTGACCCGGTGACCATCATGGCTGGGGAACGCGGTATCTCCACCGAGCGCCATGCTCAAATCATGGCGGAAATGGGGCTGGACAAGCCTCTATATCAACAATACTTCCATTATGTGAATGGCGTATTACATGGTGATCTCGGCATTTCACTGAAAAGCCGTATTGCTGTTTGGGAAGAGTTTGTTCCCCGCTTTAAAGCAACACTGGAACTTGGGATCTGCGCGATGCTGTTTGCTATCGCCGTGGGTATCCCAGTCGGTGTGCTGGCGGCAGTTAAACGCGGTTCTGTATTCGATCACACCGCCGTGGGGATCTCCCTCACCGGCTATTCGATGCCTATATTCTGGTGGGGCATCATGCTGATTATGCTGGTTTCGGTGCAATGGAACCTCACCCCGGTCTCGGGGCGTGTCAGTGACACTGTATTCCTCGATGATAGCCTGCCGTTAACCGGCTTTATGCTGATTGATACCCTTATCTGGGGCGAGCCGGGTGATTTCAAAGATGCTGTGATGCATATGATTTTACCGGCCATCGTCTTGGGCACCATCCCTCTGGCCGTTATCGTGCGCATGACCCGCTCCTCAATGCTGGAAGTGTTGGGCGAAGATTATATCCGTACGGCGCGCGCTAAAGGCCTGAGCCGGATGCGAGTGATTGTGGTCCATGCCTTGCGCAATGCCTTGTTGCCAGTTGTCACCGTGATTGGCTTGCAGGTCGGCACCATGTTGGCGGGGGCGATTTTGACGGAGACCATCTTCTCTTGGCCGGGTTTGGGCCGCTGGTTGATGGATGCTTTGCAACGCCGAGATTACCCGGTGGTACAGGGTGGGGTGTTGCTGGTCGCGATCATGATTATTTTAGTTAACTTGCTGGTAGATGTGCTCTATGGCGTAGTTAACCCGCGTATTCGTCACAAGAAATAA